A region of Paraburkholderia largidicola DNA encodes the following proteins:
- the nadB gene encoding L-aspartate oxidase, which translates to MNFDVAIVGSGLAGLSVALNLAQTRRVAVIAKRSLTEGASDWAQGGIAAVLDSADSVENHVDDTLIAGGGLCDEAATRFIVEHGREAIQWLIDQGVPFTKDDAAELGFHLTREGGHSHRRIIHAADATGHAVVATLSERVRQHPNITLLEDHYAIDLITSDRLGLPGRRCHGLYALDIASGRTVTIEAPHTVLATGGAGKVYLYTTNPDTATGDGIAMAWRAGCRVSNMEFIQFHPTCLFHPYAKSFLISEAVRGEGGILKLPDGTRFMPAHDERAELAPRDIVARAIDFEIKKRGIDCVYLDISHQPPEFLREHFPTILARCLEFGIDITKEPIPVVPAAHYTCGGVVTDLAGRTDLTGLYAVGETSCTGLHGANRLASNSLLECLVIGRSAAQAIEEEGFGAAVHAPLPDWDESRVSDPDEEVVVAHNWDELRRLMWNYVGIVRTDKRLARAKHRLALLRDEIHEYYANFKVSRDLLELRNLVDVASLIVEGARSRRESRGLHYSRDWPNALPKALPTVLSPERVPNRNV; encoded by the coding sequence ATGAATTTCGATGTAGCGATTGTCGGCAGCGGCCTGGCCGGTTTGAGTGTCGCGCTGAATCTCGCGCAGACGCGGCGCGTCGCCGTGATCGCCAAGCGTTCGCTGACCGAGGGCGCCAGCGACTGGGCGCAAGGCGGTATCGCCGCCGTGCTCGATTCGGCGGATAGCGTCGAGAATCACGTCGACGACACGTTGATCGCCGGCGGCGGCTTGTGCGACGAAGCGGCGACGCGCTTTATCGTCGAACATGGCCGTGAGGCGATCCAGTGGCTGATCGATCAGGGCGTGCCGTTCACGAAGGACGACGCCGCGGAGCTCGGCTTCCACCTGACGCGTGAAGGCGGGCACAGCCATCGGCGGATCATCCACGCGGCCGACGCCACGGGCCACGCCGTCGTTGCGACGCTGAGCGAGCGCGTGCGGCAGCATCCGAATATCACACTGCTCGAAGATCACTACGCGATCGATCTGATCACCTCTGACCGTCTCGGCCTGCCGGGACGCCGCTGTCATGGCCTGTACGCGCTCGATATCGCGAGCGGCCGCACCGTCACGATCGAGGCGCCGCATACGGTGCTCGCGACGGGCGGCGCAGGCAAGGTCTACCTCTACACGACGAACCCCGACACCGCGACGGGCGACGGCATCGCAATGGCATGGCGGGCCGGCTGCCGCGTGTCGAATATGGAGTTCATCCAGTTTCACCCGACATGTCTGTTTCACCCTTACGCCAAGTCCTTCCTGATCTCAGAGGCTGTGAGAGGAGAAGGCGGCATTCTTAAGCTGCCCGACGGCACGCGCTTTATGCCGGCTCACGACGAGCGCGCCGAACTGGCACCTCGCGATATCGTCGCGCGCGCGATCGACTTCGAGATCAAGAAGCGTGGCATCGACTGTGTGTATCTCGACATCAGCCATCAACCGCCGGAATTCCTGCGCGAACACTTCCCGACCATTCTTGCGCGCTGCCTGGAGTTCGGCATCGACATCACGAAAGAGCCGATTCCCGTCGTGCCCGCGGCGCACTACACGTGCGGCGGCGTCGTCACCGATCTCGCCGGACGCACCGATCTGACCGGGCTTTACGCAGTCGGCGAAACGTCGTGCACCGGCCTGCACGGCGCGAACCGGCTTGCGAGCAACTCGCTGCTGGAGTGTCTCGTGATCGGCCGCTCGGCCGCGCAAGCGATCGAAGAAGAAGGTTTCGGCGCGGCCGTGCATGCGCCGCTGCCCGACTGGGACGAGAGCCGCGTGTCCGATCCCGACGAAGAAGTGGTCGTCGCGCACAACTGGGACGAACTGCGTCGCCTGATGTGGAATTACGTCGGCATCGTGCGCACGGACAAGCGTCTCGCTCGCGCGAAACATCGGCTGGCGCTGTTGCGCGACGAAATCCACGAGTACTACGCGAACTTCAAGGTGAGCCGCGATCTGCTCGAACTGCGCAATCTGGTCGACGTGGCGTCGCTGATCGTCGAAGGCGCACGTTCACGGCGCGAAAGCCGCGGGCTGCACTACAGCCGCGACTGGCCGAACGCGCTGCCCAAGGCTCTGCCGACCGTGCTTTCGCCGGAGCGCGTGCCGAACCGCAACGTGTAG
- the rpmB gene encoding 50S ribosomal protein L28 encodes MARVCQVTGKAPMSGNNVSHANNKTKRRFLPNLQNRRFWVESENRWVRLRVSNAGLRLIDKNGIDTVLADLRARGEA; translated from the coding sequence ATGGCACGCGTATGCCAAGTAACTGGGAAAGCGCCGATGAGCGGCAACAACGTTTCCCACGCGAACAACAAGACCAAGCGTCGTTTTCTCCCGAACCTGCAGAACCGCCGTTTCTGGGTCGAAAGCGAAAACCGTTGGGTGCGCCTGCGCGTCTCGAACGCCGGTCTGCGCCTGATCGACAAGAACGGTATCGACACTGTGCTCGCTGACCTGCGCGCACGTGGCGAAGCCTAA
- a CDS encoding RsmB/NOP family class I SAM-dependent RNA methyltransferase, with protein MKLHGFLIGQTETLLAEVLKFTGPADAATSRFFRAHPKLGHGERGVIAEAVFAVLRRRMEFAHLAEGGTGSPARRLTLLGLMQTAGRTALKPFMSDAENAWLEHVAKIDPQSLPLRTRLNLPDWIYQALSKRFEAEELAHLAASLNYPAPLDLRANPIKASRDEVLSALSKAGIEAGATPFAPFGIRVVGKPPLTKLDAFQDGWLEVQDEGSQLLCSLVAPKRGEMIVDFCAGAGGKTLALGAMMRSTGRLYAFDISDRRLAKLKPRLARSGLSNVNPVLIDSEHDAKIKRLAGKIDRVLVDAPCSGLGTLRRNPDLKWRQSPESIAELTPKQLSILTSAARLVKKGGRLVYATCSILDAENEGVVQQFLADHPDFALVPARDVLAEQRIELEMGDYLSLWPHRHATDGFFAAVLERRG; from the coding sequence ATGAAACTGCATGGATTTCTGATTGGACAAACCGAGACGCTGCTCGCCGAGGTTCTCAAGTTCACCGGCCCCGCCGATGCCGCGACCAGCCGTTTTTTCCGCGCGCATCCGAAGCTCGGGCACGGCGAGCGCGGCGTGATCGCGGAAGCGGTATTCGCGGTGCTGCGTCGCCGGATGGAGTTCGCGCATCTGGCGGAAGGCGGCACGGGCAGTCCTGCCCGACGCCTCACGCTGCTCGGCCTGATGCAGACGGCGGGCCGCACGGCGTTGAAGCCGTTCATGTCGGACGCAGAGAACGCGTGGCTCGAGCACGTAGCGAAGATCGATCCGCAGAGCCTGCCGTTGCGCACCCGTCTGAATCTGCCCGACTGGATCTACCAGGCGCTCAGCAAGCGCTTCGAAGCCGAAGAACTCGCGCACCTGGCCGCCTCGTTGAACTACCCGGCCCCGCTCGATCTGCGCGCAAACCCGATCAAGGCGAGCCGCGACGAAGTGCTGTCCGCGCTGTCGAAGGCGGGCATCGAGGCGGGCGCGACGCCGTTCGCGCCGTTCGGCATTCGAGTGGTCGGCAAGCCGCCGCTCACCAAGCTCGACGCGTTCCAGGACGGCTGGCTCGAAGTGCAGGACGAGGGCAGCCAGCTGCTGTGCTCGCTGGTTGCGCCCAAGCGCGGCGAGATGATCGTCGATTTCTGCGCGGGCGCGGGCGGCAAGACGCTGGCGCTCGGCGCGATGATGCGCTCGACGGGCCGTCTCTATGCATTCGACATCTCTGACCGCCGTCTCGCGAAGCTGAAGCCGCGCCTTGCGCGCAGCGGGCTGTCGAACGTGAATCCGGTGCTGATCGATAGCGAACACGACGCGAAGATCAAGCGGCTCGCGGGCAAGATCGACCGCGTGCTGGTCGATGCGCCGTGCAGCGGCCTTGGCACATTGCGGCGCAATCCCGACCTGAAATGGCGCCAGTCGCCGGAATCGATCGCCGAACTGACGCCGAAGCAGTTGTCCATCCTGACGAGCGCTGCGCGTCTGGTGAAGAAGGGCGGCCGTCTCGTCTACGCGACGTGCAGTATCCTCGATGCGGAGAATGAAGGCGTCGTGCAGCAGTTTCTCGCCGATCACCCGGATTTCGCGCTCGTGCCCGCGCGCGACGTGCTCGCCGAGCAGCGCATCGAACTGGAAATGGGCGACTACCTGTCGCTCTGGCCGCATCGTCATGCGACGGATGGCTTCTTCGCGGCCGTGCTGGAGCGCCGCGGCTAA
- the nadA gene encoding quinolinate synthase NadA codes for MNQAIRSVEYDRPQGAVCGVGQAWAKVPDAPSTQERLALKERIRSLLKREKAVLVAHYYVDPELQELADETGGCVADSLEMARFGRDHDAQTLVVAGVRFMGETAKILSPNKRILMPDLDATCSLDLGCPVDEFSAFCDAHPDRTVVVYANTSAAVKARADWMVTSSIGLEIVADLHARGEKIIWAPDRHLGSYIQKKTGADMLLWQGSCLVHDEFKGVELDLLRAEYPDAKVLVHPESPESVVAQADVVGSTTQLIDAAKNSNATHFIVATDLGILHKMQLAAPGKTFIEAPTAGNSATCKSCAHCPWMAMNGLRNLADVLERGHNEIFVDPSLGERARLPIDRMLDFAARHKKRVQASGDLARDTALFSNVGAA; via the coding sequence ATGAATCAGGCGATCAGGAGCGTCGAGTACGACCGTCCGCAAGGCGCAGTCTGCGGTGTGGGACAGGCTTGGGCGAAGGTGCCCGACGCACCGTCGACGCAGGAACGGCTCGCGCTGAAGGAGCGTATCCGCAGCTTGCTCAAGCGTGAAAAGGCGGTGCTCGTCGCGCACTACTACGTCGATCCGGAACTGCAGGAACTGGCGGACGAAACGGGCGGCTGCGTGGCCGATTCGCTTGAAATGGCCCGCTTCGGACGCGATCACGACGCGCAGACGCTGGTCGTTGCCGGCGTGCGATTCATGGGCGAAACCGCGAAGATTCTCAGTCCGAACAAGCGCATTCTGATGCCGGATCTGGACGCGACCTGTTCGCTCGATCTCGGCTGTCCTGTCGATGAATTTTCCGCTTTCTGCGATGCGCATCCAGACCGCACCGTCGTCGTCTACGCGAATACGAGTGCCGCGGTGAAGGCGCGAGCCGACTGGATGGTGACGTCGTCGATTGGACTGGAAATCGTCGCTGATCTTCACGCTCGCGGCGAAAAGATCATCTGGGCGCCGGACCGTCATCTGGGCAGCTATATCCAGAAGAAGACGGGCGCCGACATGCTGCTGTGGCAGGGCTCGTGTCTGGTCCATGACGAATTCAAAGGCGTCGAACTCGATCTGCTGCGCGCCGAATATCCGGACGCAAAAGTGCTCGTGCATCCGGAGTCGCCGGAAAGCGTCGTTGCGCAGGCAGATGTGGTCGGCTCGACGACGCAACTGATCGACGCGGCGAAGAACAGCAACGCGACGCACTTCATCGTCGCGACGGACCTCGGCATCCTGCACAAGATGCAACTCGCGGCGCCCGGCAAGACCTTCATCGAAGCGCCGACGGCCGGCAACAGCGCGACGTGCAAGAGTTGCGCGCATTGTCCGTGGATGGCGATGAACGGCTTGCGCAATCTCGCGGATGTGCTGGAGCGCGGCCACAACGAGATTTTCGTCGACCCGTCGCTGGGCGAGCGTGCGCGTCTGCCGATCGACCGGATGCTCGATTTCGCCGCGCGTCACAAGAAGCGCGTGCAGGCGAGCGGCGATCTCGCGCGCGATACGGCGCTGTTCTCTAACGTTGGAGCCGCTTGA
- a CDS encoding mechanosensitive ion channel family protein yields the protein MQNHLFFHMLGDVVRDFGQPVILWQVGVLLGTLALAYLLARLARRALDAQRETRYGALRFGAEALNRALFPLLGGVLVWIARAIAGQFIHTSLLDLALVPLFGIGLIYIVFYLARRVFGRDGNAHTWLSLVEKVVSLIVWVGMVLTVMGIQNDVLKWMASVQFRIANTHVTLLSLLSGLLWVCVTMIVAMWLGAALEDRLMRSGALDANLKVVLSRVGRALLILGAVLISLSLVGIDITVLGVFGGALGVGLGFGLQKIASNYVSGFIILIDRSLRIGDTINVSGLQGMVTQIRTRYTVVRGLDGIETLVPNEKLITDVVQNQSSYLTRGNAKATLQISYSTDVEKAMALLVEATQGVDRVLQDPAPTPYLAGFGPDGINLELGYWIQDAATGTSGVRSNVNRNIWRLFSEHGIAIPYAQREVRIVAGARDIMSQAVTMTGHAATESGSAA from the coding sequence ATGCAAAACCATCTCTTCTTCCACATGCTGGGCGACGTCGTGCGCGACTTCGGCCAGCCTGTCATTTTGTGGCAGGTCGGCGTGCTGCTCGGCACGCTCGCGCTCGCGTATCTGCTTGCCCGACTCGCGCGCCGCGCGCTCGATGCGCAGCGCGAAACCCGCTACGGCGCGCTGCGGTTCGGCGCCGAGGCGCTCAACCGCGCGCTCTTTCCGCTGCTGGGCGGCGTGCTCGTGTGGATCGCGCGGGCGATCGCCGGGCAGTTCATCCACACGTCGCTGCTCGATCTGGCGCTGGTGCCGCTGTTCGGCATCGGGCTGATCTACATCGTGTTCTATCTCGCGCGGCGCGTGTTCGGGCGCGACGGCAACGCGCACACCTGGTTGTCGCTGGTCGAAAAGGTCGTGTCGCTGATCGTCTGGGTCGGCATGGTGCTGACCGTGATGGGCATCCAGAACGACGTGCTCAAGTGGATGGCGAGCGTGCAGTTCAGGATCGCCAACACGCATGTGACGCTGTTGTCGCTGCTGTCTGGGCTGCTGTGGGTCTGCGTGACGATGATCGTCGCGATGTGGCTCGGCGCGGCGCTCGAAGACCGGCTGATGCGCTCGGGCGCGCTCGACGCGAACCTGAAAGTGGTGCTGTCGCGCGTCGGCCGCGCGTTGCTGATACTTGGGGCGGTCCTGATCAGCCTGTCGCTGGTCGGCATCGACATCACGGTGCTCGGCGTATTCGGCGGCGCGCTCGGCGTGGGCCTCGGTTTCGGCTTGCAGAAGATCGCGAGCAATTACGTGTCGGGATTCATCATCCTGATCGACCGGTCGCTGCGCATCGGCGACACCATCAACGTGAGCGGGCTGCAAGGCATGGTCACGCAGATCCGCACGCGCTATACGGTGGTGCGCGGACTCGACGGGATCGAAACGCTGGTGCCGAACGAAAAGCTGATCACCGACGTCGTGCAAAACCAATCGTCATACCTGACGCGCGGCAACGCGAAGGCGACGCTGCAGATTTCGTATTCGACGGATGTCGAAAAGGCGATGGCGCTGCTCGTCGAGGCCACTCAGGGAGTCGACCGGGTCCTGCAGGATCCGGCGCCGACGCCTTATCTGGCGGGCTTCGGGCCGGACGGCATCAATCTCGAACTCGGCTACTGGATTCAGGACGCGGCGACGGGCACATCCGGCGTGCGCTCGAACGTGAATCGCAATATCTGGCGGCTATTTTCGGAGCACGGCATCGCGATTCCGTATGCGCAACGCGAAGTGCGCATCGTCGCCGGCGCCCGCGACATCATGTCGCAGGCGGTAACGATGACCGGACATGCGGCGACCGAATCCGGCAGTGCCGCCTGA
- a CDS encoding FKBP-type peptidyl-prolyl cis-trans isomerase — protein MSIIDISEVKPGSHVTLHYRLSLADGAEIVSTFNDKPATLLLGAGQLAPPLEDILLGLKVGHHSTFQLEPGQGFGPRNPELIQRVSLATLRENAMIGEDFSPGDLVEFNAPGGGRYAGVLKEVGETSALFDFNHPLAGQALTFEVKIIGIL, from the coding sequence ATGAGCATCATCGACATCTCCGAAGTGAAACCCGGTTCGCACGTCACACTTCACTACCGGCTTTCGCTTGCCGATGGCGCCGAGATCGTCAGCACTTTCAACGACAAACCCGCTACGCTGCTGCTGGGCGCGGGCCAACTGGCGCCGCCGCTGGAAGATATTCTGCTGGGATTGAAGGTGGGCCACCATTCGACCTTTCAGCTAGAGCCGGGTCAGGGATTCGGCCCGCGCAACCCGGAGCTGATCCAGCGCGTGTCGCTGGCCACGCTGCGCGAAAATGCCATGATCGGCGAGGATTTTTCTCCCGGCGATCTCGTCGAATTCAATGCGCCGGGCGGTGGCCGCTACGCCGGCGTGCTGAAGGAAGTGGGTGAAACCTCGGCGCTCTTCGATTTCAACCATCCGCTCGCCGGCCAGGCGCTGACGTTCGAAGTCAAAATCATCGGGATCCTGTAA
- the radC gene encoding RadC family protein has protein sequence MNDTIAVPLTSAEKSLIRHPPATWPTRDMPRERLLEAGPAALSDTELVALVLGSGLPGHNVFDVARSLLHRFGSLRAMLDTAPEDFDGVRGVGPAKRAQLLAIMEMARRALSEKMRERPLIDSPEAVEDYLRLLIGSRPYEVFICLFLDTRHRLIRSEENSRGSLTRMAVYPREIVRRTLSVNAASLIVAHNHPSGAVKPSASDRQLTRVLRDTLALIDVQLIDHLVIGANETFSFARAGWP, from the coding sequence ATGAACGACACGATAGCTGTACCGCTCACCTCAGCGGAAAAGTCCCTGATCCGCCATCCGCCCGCCACGTGGCCAACGCGCGACATGCCGCGCGAGCGGCTGCTCGAGGCCGGTCCCGCGGCGTTGTCGGACACCGAACTGGTCGCGCTCGTGCTGGGCTCCGGGCTGCCCGGCCACAATGTCTTCGACGTCGCGCGCTCGCTGTTACACCGCTTCGGCTCGTTGCGCGCGATGCTCGACACGGCGCCCGAAGACTTCGACGGCGTGCGCGGCGTCGGTCCGGCAAAGCGCGCGCAACTGCTGGCAATCATGGAAATGGCACGGCGCGCGCTCTCGGAAAAGATGCGAGAGCGTCCGCTGATCGATTCGCCCGAAGCCGTCGAAGACTATCTTCGACTGTTGATCGGCTCGCGGCCTTACGAGGTCTTCATCTGCCTGTTCCTGGACACCCGCCATCGGCTGATCCGTTCGGAAGAAAACTCGCGCGGCTCGCTCACGCGCATGGCTGTGTATCCGCGCGAGATCGTGCGGCGCACGCTGTCGGTCAACGCGGCGAGCCTGATCGTGGCGCATAATCACCCGTCCGGCGCCGTCAAGCCGAGCGCCAGCGACCGCCAGCTCACGCGCGTGCTGCGCGACACGCTGGCGCTGATCGACGTGCAACTGATCGACCATCTTGTGATTGGCGCGAACGAGACATTTTCTTTCGCCCGCGCGGGCTGGCCGTGA
- the nadC gene encoding carboxylating nicotinate-nucleotide diphosphorylase — protein sequence MGANDQLELKDAVSPLFAEIEAQYGEAFATAIARNVGDALAEDVGSGDLTGLLVPADEMRDARIIVREKAVLCGVPWFNEVMRRVDPRIDVQWRYREGDSMTADSVVCTLRGPARSLLTAERNGLNFLQMLSGVASATRKFADAIAHTRARVLDTRKTLPGLRLAQKYAVRVGGGANQRLALYDGILIKENHIAAAGGVGAAMQAALALNAGVSIQIEVETLEQLESALAHGAQSILLDNFSFDMMRDAVRITAGRAVLEVSGGVNFDTIRQIAETGVDRVSVGSLTKDVRATDFSMRIV from the coding sequence ATGGGCGCGAACGACCAACTGGAGTTGAAGGATGCGGTGTCGCCGCTCTTCGCGGAAATCGAAGCGCAGTACGGCGAAGCGTTTGCTACAGCGATCGCACGCAACGTCGGCGATGCGCTTGCGGAAGACGTCGGCAGTGGCGACCTGACGGGCCTGCTCGTTCCCGCCGACGAGATGCGCGACGCGCGCATCATCGTGCGCGAGAAGGCGGTACTGTGCGGCGTGCCGTGGTTCAACGAAGTGATGCGACGTGTCGATCCACGCATCGACGTGCAATGGCGTTATCGCGAAGGCGACAGCATGACGGCGGATTCCGTCGTCTGCACGCTGCGCGGCCCCGCTCGCTCGCTGCTGACGGCTGAACGCAACGGTCTCAACTTCCTGCAGATGCTGTCAGGCGTAGCGAGCGCGACGCGCAAGTTCGCCGATGCGATCGCGCATACCCGTGCACGCGTGCTCGACACGCGCAAGACGCTGCCCGGCCTGCGTCTCGCGCAGAAGTATGCGGTGCGCGTGGGCGGCGGCGCGAATCAGCGTCTCGCGCTCTACGACGGCATTCTGATCAAGGAAAATCACATCGCGGCGGCGGGCGGCGTCGGCGCGGCGATGCAGGCGGCGCTCGCGCTGAATGCAGGCGTGTCGATCCAGATCGAAGTCGAAACGCTCGAACAACTGGAATCCGCGCTCGCGCATGGCGCGCAGTCGATTCTGCTCGACAACTTCTCCTTCGACATGATGCGCGACGCCGTGCGTATCACGGCTGGGCGCGCGGTGCTCGAAGTGTCCGGTGGTGTGAACTTCGACACGATCCGGCAGATTGCCGAGACGGGTGTCGATCGCGTGTCGGTCGGGTCGTTGACCAAGGACGTGCGGGCGACGGATTTCTCGATGCGTATCGTCTAA
- the rpmG gene encoding 50S ribosomal protein L33, with amino-acid sequence MAKGARDKIKLESTAGTGHFYTTTKNKRNMPEKMEIMKFDPVVRKHVAYKETKIK; translated from the coding sequence ATGGCCAAGGGCGCACGCGACAAGATCAAGCTGGAATCGACCGCTGGTACGGGTCACTTCTACACGACCACGAAGAACAAGCGCAACATGCCGGAAAAGATGGAGATCATGAAGTTCGATCCCGTCGTCCGCAAGCATGTGGCGTACAAGGAAACGAAGATCAAGTAA
- a CDS encoding DesA family fatty acid desaturase, translating to MLNSLLDFLAHGALRFSWWQIVLWTLAVTHVTIIGVTVYLHRCQAHRALDLHPVASHFFRFWLWMTTGMLTGQWAAIHRKHHAKCETEEDPHSPQTRGIWKVLLEGAELYRTEAKNEETMRKFSHGTPNDWIERNVYTKYPILGVSIMMVVDVALFGIVGLSVWAVQMIWIPFWAAGVVNGLGHFWGYRNFNSADASTNLIPWGIIIGGEELHNNHHTYATSAKLSNKWYEFDIGWMYIRIMSAFRLAKVKKIAPTPRLTTGKLVLDQDTLQAVLANRYEVMATYAKAIKRAYRQELAHLKEVGAREKYQLMRGARGWFHKEEAGLDEPQRRQLPQIFANSQKLRTYIELRNELAAMWERSNASREQLLVQLQDWCHRAEQSGIKALQEFAMRLRRYA from the coding sequence TTGTTGAATTCCTTGCTTGATTTTCTTGCCCACGGTGCACTGCGTTTCTCGTGGTGGCAAATCGTGTTGTGGACGCTCGCCGTCACGCACGTGACGATCATCGGCGTCACTGTCTATCTGCACCGCTGCCAGGCGCACCGCGCACTGGATCTGCATCCTGTCGCCAGCCACTTCTTCCGGTTCTGGCTGTGGATGACCACGGGCATGCTCACGGGTCAATGGGCTGCGATTCACCGCAAGCACCACGCCAAGTGCGAAACGGAAGAAGATCCGCACAGCCCGCAGACGCGCGGCATCTGGAAGGTGCTGCTCGAAGGTGCGGAGCTGTATCGCACCGAAGCGAAGAACGAAGAAACGATGCGCAAGTTCAGCCACGGCACGCCGAATGACTGGATCGAGCGCAACGTCTACACGAAGTACCCGATCCTCGGCGTGAGCATCATGATGGTCGTCGACGTCGCGCTGTTCGGCATCGTCGGTCTGAGCGTGTGGGCCGTGCAGATGATCTGGATTCCGTTCTGGGCGGCGGGTGTCGTCAACGGTCTCGGACACTTCTGGGGTTATCGCAACTTCAACTCCGCGGATGCGAGCACGAACCTGATCCCGTGGGGCATCATCATCGGCGGCGAAGAGCTGCACAACAATCACCACACGTACGCAACGTCCGCGAAGCTGTCGAACAAGTGGTATGAGTTCGATATCGGCTGGATGTACATCCGCATCATGTCGGCGTTCCGTCTTGCGAAGGTGAAGAAGATCGCGCCGACGCCGCGTCTGACCACGGGCAAGCTCGTGCTCGACCAGGACACGCTGCAAGCCGTGCTCGCGAATCGCTATGAAGTGATGGCGACTTACGCGAAGGCGATCAAGCGCGCGTACCGTCAGGAACTGGCGCATCTGAAGGAAGTGGGTGCGCGCGAGAAGTATCAGCTCATGCGCGGCGCGCGTGGCTGGTTCCACAAGGAAGAGGCAGGTCTGGACGAGCCGCAGCGTCGCCAGTTGCCGCAGATTTTCGCGAATAGCCAGAAATTGCGTACGTATATCGAACTGCGCAACGAACTCGCGGCGATGTGGGAGCGTTCCAACGCATCGCGCGAACAACTGCTGGTGCAATTGCAAGATTGGTGTCACCGCGCTGAACAAAGCGGCATCAAGGCCCTGCAGGAATTTGCGATGCGCCTGCGGCGCTACGCCTGA